A stretch of Zymoseptoria tritici IPO323 chromosome 1, whole genome shotgun sequence DNA encodes these proteins:
- the MgEXG2 gene encoding putative Exo-beta-1,3-glucanase (Exo-Beta-1,3-glucanase (Glycosyl Hydrolase Family 5) (Signal P secreted)), which translates to MLFKNAFIAVFAASFASAVPHNKRGPSGFDWGNQKIRGVNIGGWLVLEPWITPSIFERFPREQGIIDEYTLTQSLGADAAVQSVLRQHWDTWATWADFKKIADSGFNVVRIPIGYWAYDNSNSPYASGAAVYMDAAIDWARSVGLKIMIDLHGAPGSQNCFDNSGQKCATPGWQQGDTVQRTLAVLRTIQSKYGASSYDDVIAGIELLNEPLTPSLNLDSYKQFVRDGFGQQRDASQSRVVIIQDGFQQTSAYNGFLTPSDANAQNVAIDHHEYQVFTPELVALQPSQHRQYVCNNAYVWNAGDKWTFVGEWSAAMTDCAKYLNGYGVGARYDGSYPGSSYVGQCAGFNDINAWSQQLRDDTRGYIEAQLEAFERWSEGWVFWNFKTEGSPEWDAFALIDAGVFPQPLTDRKFGTACA; encoded by the exons ATGCTATTCAAGAATGCTTTCATAGCAGTTTTCGCTGCATCATTCGCTTCGGCGGTTCC ACACAACAAGCGAGGGCCGTCGGGCTTCGACTGGGGCAACCAAAAGATACGGGGAGTGAACATTGGTGGTTGGCTTGTATTGGAAC CTTGGATAACACCATCGATCTTCGAACGATTTCCCCGCGAACAAGGCATCATCGACGAGTACACTTTGACACAATCTCTGGGAGCCGACGCAGCCGTTCAAAGCGTTTTGCGACAGCATTGGGATACATGGGCGACATGGGCGGACTTCAAGAAGATTGCAGATTCTGGCTTCAACGTCGTACGGATACCGATCGGATACTGGGCCTACGACAACTCAAACTCTCCGTATGCGTCCGGAGCAGCCGTGTACATGGATGCAGCGATCGATTGGGCAAGATCAGTAGGATTGAAGATCATGATCGATCTACACGGTGCACCGGGCTCTCAGAATTGCTTCGACAACAGCGGACAGAAATGTGCGACACCGGGATGGCAGCAAGGAGATACTGTACAACGAACGCTGGCCGTTCTACGGACCATACAAAGCAAATACGGAGCTTCCTCCTACGACGATGTCATCGCCGGCATCGAGCTCCTCAACGAACCACTCACACCCTCTTTGAACCTCGACAGCTACAAGCAATTCGTCCGCGATGGGTTCGGCCAACAACGGGACGCCAGTCAGTCTCGCGTTGTCATCATACAAGATGGCTTCCAACAAACCTCCGCCTACAACGGCTTCCTTACGCCCTCTGATGCCAACGCACAGAACGTCGCCATTGATCATCACGAATATCAAGTCTTCACCCCCGAACTCGTTGCTTTGCAGCCTTCGCAACATCGGCAATACGTCTGCAACAACGCCTACGTCTGGAACGCCGGCGACAAGTGGACCTTTGTCGGCGAGTGGAGTGCCGCCATGACCGATTGTGCGAAATACCTCAATGGCTACGGCGTTGGAGCAAGATATGATGGATCGTACCCGGGCAGCTCCTACGTCGGGCAGTGCGCGGGATTCAACGATATTAATGCCTGGTCGCAGCAGCTGAGGGACGATACGAGAGGCTATATCGAAGCCCAGTTGGAGGCTTTTGAGAGGTGGTCGGAGGGCTGGGTGTTTTGGAACTTCAAGACGGAGGGTTCGCCCGAGTGGGATGCGTTTGCGCTGATTGATGCTGGCGTCTTTCCGCAGCCGTTGACAGATCGGAAGTTTGGGACGGCTTGTGCTTGA